In Triticum urartu cultivar G1812 chromosome 6, Tu2.1, whole genome shotgun sequence, the following proteins share a genomic window:
- the LOC125515804 gene encoding protein CADMIUM TOLERANCE 4-like: MTKQKQEQAATPSPSPALFSLHPTLFFLFSSLDSNFQFTPAPSKRQPATTKADEDEPSHSQGDDGRPTAMDHARKRHQEKGFFYDCFFMLCCCFFCHEACEHCLKRFCCCRNKDE; the protein is encoded by the exons ATGACAAAACAGAAGCAGGAGCAAGCTGCCACCCCCAGCCCTAGCCCCGCCCTCTTCTCCCTCCACCCTACACTTTTCTTCCTCTTCTCGTCACTAGATTCCAACTTCCAGTTCACCCCCGCCCCGAGCAAGAGGCAGCCGGCGACGACGAAGGCGGACGAGGACGAACCTTCGCACTCGCAGGGCGATGACGGGAGGCCGACGGCCATGGATCATGCCAGGAAGCGCCATCAGGAGAAGGGCTTCTTCTATGACTG CTTCTTCATGCTGTGCTGCTGCTTCTTCTGCCATGAGGCCTGCGAGCACTGCCTCAAGCGCTTCTGCTGCTGCCGCAACAAGGACGAGTGA